A single window of Danaus plexippus chromosome 31, MEX_DaPlex, whole genome shotgun sequence DNA harbors:
- the LOC116778237 gene encoding uncharacterized protein LOC116778237 isoform X1, giving the protein MFCSLGKCNERCGVGSDTETGDGLDNSIPVDEVASAVAAVSDEIGDILKDELGDAERADRIGAELADLTAELGRLAGLTGEPQQKLPSLFELVIGHQVVGGRGSGSGSSSSSWSGRGRARRPTRQRAARRRPIAKGKEISRLRSAVARRVAMRVRRVEVVSDASDVGADSDSDDQWTEMDENSGSTDSSSGKDVGMHMDCPSYQHKGSQVEPPAMGQFLLPLLSGAEHGAPPEHEQFLIRHEDILQLLASAEENVSEDQPARDTGLEATHDVVSELYDSEPVVTPEDEAALLHYVCAEPPPPEPFKPVEEWLLGVYHSWCEISALMYTLVGTNMSSEMSRSPWSYVARFGCHCRLCLSLANNETALQTWMHGLVAELAGGSTAPLGANIVRALGLSPGEHLPPSTWDIARLQRTAVCDDSLSIIQNHLVRLSQENDVTSQIVNNICLCRTYDRPFEKQYAMERFCKLLENFKTASSITFKVEMVPSDGGDGTIAGGGWWRSRLANKLAPHHARSTRERLQHMAARTAPHDLSAWAGYKHRCDCLTPRTLCAQQRKQLLRISFFGMMQAVNEFNGNKDSEKPPVDVKDNSSRELQQGDGTGAKPPDSLDDANSLDLSDSNVTVDLDDLSSSSADSHGQSTSSLDSASELLLAAAAAVDSGSSGSGGGQLCRTVKQLMRSIASIERLMDRVLQHCDRWGDRDARKRVDVGLSEVDRKLMAMYRRLPDVHRRQLQLYRKQKRLSTVCTQLVGGRAPAPPPPGTPPPAPSHAPCRPLCPEYHLQRFKEVRRKVMHMRDQQLYYHRLRIWLEDQLRVERESHPECNVTLVEDLPKRKRRNLSPKLPKMSSAPKRKLKPTLHNSRPHKILQLLKNRTNEDMSPYKDIDDMKEVEPPEAFPLNKDDLSDAETIVGDKDDLCKEMKECLAKFANFALKDKEAPEKDYPESISPPLQEMSPTTVDPPLYNQKSRIINKISSDKIDFCQGPEINVPLNARAPPKEDKDDDKNDVYKYVTFGLKIKKAMEECQNIINSYNRGGDKRKVEEPPSLEQIIEVMMTLDKNSAEFLEKMLSEDPIDESIDMNMAVSKLSELLENMMPQTLANMPEIATKLSEFGAAELQENGSAVKNPQPNETQLTPETLRQIREIKLSKRDAVKVTKNTAKRKISRRIRNDEVFEFEGALNDIVKDEKDLQNLIGNKTNKDEIKDLVYSISAQVFVNKVFENVKDKTAANRTEDKDTSPNTINFEMFSRMSTLFDNSFKAAMSMNELRSLVKCRVNSWKQYVAAKFKSIPLELLDNEIEPMIERFYSYIQESASKQCCNESDKIIENIEELRKNEDSNESDSESCPASKETLKQYTKLLNTFALSTFDLLIMKLSDMPNEMKCTVKSLKFKYIDVIRRCAESEQLVAWILLDPETATTVIQELTALEVRKVDNAPNFSNLSNERKQEYFINRLHEMNRQYMESLPKKRLTGDEWLVILYRLEQLEERLKDAFSKVPQPTKAIVQTQNASEAEILAARGLSKIIGKANVRIVKKPENQPVKPKKEPEIEPINENDDKKPKNDAPSAKNEATPTSKAENNLLDSCNTIKSYLTSGFPVPESYKKHVISLCSTIDAKLLDIEENLIDEEDKNVSNQNPELLAKYTAQALRNAKEALNAVAFGNMTRNGQTKSESDVCDTPKNNCKWTNDCVCDNCKDDKKDDKKKIKKAVKCENGNHQQHVCKAGHGVCAGEGGPDAPCNCCYCTVFGHAPPLTTPVPRNFNETRERLRSILNKKKQKCKTNGEVESPTERSPPQPTPPALPKTLPPDLTTQAQQKRQAMEQKQLADKMSDKTTDKMTDKGADKMADKMAELVVKEEPEIQNPPPPPAQPVKTEGKVNAAAVEKIRLEIQFRQQLRQMQQQQQPPQQQQQQPQQPAPQQQQQQKKPEPIYDLPIHNKPTLTPQQQQQIRQQQQQRQDALIRQQMQIQQQQLQQQQIQQQQMQQQQVQQQQVQQQQIQQQQIQQQQILQQQQLQQQQQQQMQQQQMQQQQLKQQQMQQQQLQQQQLQQQQLQQMRSRQQNVSLSSRDTSVFSTSSGCSGGSCWRGGCRSDPRDLDALLQYIEGPSRHVDRGKKRAKKQRQRGKRMESRLVNQLQQLQSELQSARATVTALQRAHASANRDLTHAKATIAASKGKKGKKQKMNPSQQAKMQVVMEQLSEYTSLVNTTAKELQIGERRVAELTRRLRECEKEIEEARILQGKDVAGEHQQQQQLQQQQQQQQQQQQLHQQQQQHLQERQKNNITDSTRVNHPPAETQPVQNVPEVKTDSKKTWEQAIAHINQLAKGAAKEKKKQKDAQAQKKDTKQKPSEPEVQLSKKQRKLLAKQQAEEEEKKKQQQEAKSKKDKTEPLKVDNNKKKDKEKDKKEEKKEKKEEKKDKKKEDKKGKENKQEKPAPAKSKSQTKRDKKGQSANPTGHSGGQGQVINITPDTTIEVVSKKVVSSAEADKPSSCSIMEQLSSGVQVADLKLPPGITLTRVQPGEKKDPPVIKTLAPPRRPIVAPTAIEPPKIIIPEATTKTKKGKKKAKKCDGEVKPEAKMVTLRNPMFHPNLPPVQVQPQKNEIRVPEPIPMPPAPCQATITPTSNGMYTIRNPLMSMMHQQNLIRTQNPQAYHYNYINSYDQKPETEQNFHNRIMNLASFTQKNDEGYSLFKTNSSQEKSFLSPEYFDTPKVSPNPIGTRPGYEDSLFTTAIPEPIGPPLRKEDYRGYTPFGQEDRNVFRNALFSDKPDKADHMNGELPYFQRLRAGAKLNNEVTVHYVTDSKLYKGQEHKEPDSSLFSPWPNNCQPAMNETTEEASQAHRPESSVFLPDRSLTNLSSLDASERDIESFKRFDFFFDPPQYKPKVQLDVRNIADTMRHNK; this is encoded by the exons TTGCTGGCCTCAGCGGAAGAAAATGTAAGCGAGGACCAACCAGCTCGTGACACGGGATTGGAGGCGACGCATGACGT TGTATCAGAATTATATGACTCGGAACCGGTTGTGACACCTGAAGATGAGGCAGCCCTGCTACACTATGTCTGCG CTGAACCACCACCACCAGAGCCCTTCAAACCTGTTGAGGAGTGGCTGTTGGGGGTCTACCATTCCTGGTGTGAGATCAGTGCTCTCATGTACACCCTCGTTGGGACCAACAT GAGTTCAGAGATGTCGAGGTCGCCCTGGTCGTACGTCGCTCGTTTCGGATGTCACTGCCGCCTGTGTCTGTCACTAGCCAATAACGAAACGGCCCTTCAGACCTGGATGCACGGACTGGTAGCCGAGTTAGCTG GGGGTAGCACAGCACCGCTGGGAGCCAACATTGTCCGAGCGCTGGGGCTTTCACCCGGAGAGCATCTACCACCTTCCACCTGGGATATTGCTAGACTACAGAGGACTGCTGTCTGCGATGACA GTCTATCGATAATCCAGAATCACCTGGTAAGATTGTCCCAGGAGAATGACGTGACCAGCCAGATTGTGAACAACATTTGCCTATGCAGAACATATGACCGGCCCTTCGAGAAGCA atatgcAATGGAAAGATTCTGTAAACTCCTAGAAAACTTCAAGACTGCATCTAGTATAACATTTAag GTGGAGATGGTACCCAGCGATGGTGGCGACGGCACCATCGCTGGTGGTGGGTGGTGGCGGTCAAGGCTGGCGAACAAGTTGGCGCCCCACCACGCCCGCTCCACCAGGGAGAGACTACAACACATGGCGGCTAGGACGGCGCCGCACGACc TAAGCGCGTGGGCGGGCTACAAACATCGATGCGATTGTCTCACACCTAGGACGCTATGCGCTCAGCAGAGGAAACAATTGCTCAG GATCTCGTTCTTCGGCATGATGCAGGCTGTGAACGAATTCAACGGCAATAAAGATTCTGAAAAG CCGCCGGTGGACGTTAAGGATAACTCAAGTAGGGAGCTACAGCAGGGTGATGGGACAGGCGCTAA ACCTCCGGATTCCCTGGACGACGCTAATTCTCTGGACCTCAGCGATTCCAACGTGACAGTGGATCTGGATGATT TGTCATCATCGTCAGCGGACTCCCACGGCCAGTCCACTTCCTCGTTGGACTCGGCCTCCGAGCTTCTGCTGGCGGCTGCCGCGGCCGTGGACTCGGGCTCCTCGGGCTCCGGCGGCGGTCAGCTGTGCCGCACCGTGAAGCAGCTCATGAGATCTATAGCGTCCATAGAGAGGCTCATGGACAGGGTGCTGCAGCACTGCGACCGGTGGGGCGACCGGGATGCCAG GAAGCGTGTGGATGTTGGTCTGTCTGAAGTGGATCGGAAGCTGATGGCGATGTACCGTCGTCTGCCGGATGTGCACAGGAGACAGCTGCAGCTGTACAGGAAACAGAAGAGGCTCTCCAct GTGTGTACTCAGCTGGTGGGCGGCCGAGCACCAGCTCCCCCGCCGCCCGGGACTCCGCCCCCCGCCCCCTCACATGCGCCCTGCAGGCCCCTCTGTCCGGAGTACCACCTGCAACGGTTTAAGGAG GTGCGTCGGAAGGTGATGCATATGAGAGACCAACAGCTATACTACCACAGACTGAGGATTTGGCTCGAAGACCAGCTCAGGGTCGAGAGGGAGAG tCATCCAGAATGCAACGTGACCCTCGTAGAGGATTTGCCAAAACGCAAGCGACGTAACCTCAGTCCGAAGTTGCCAAAAATGAGTTCAGCGCCGAAGAGAAAATTGAAACCCACCCTCCACAACAGCAGACCTCATAAGATACTCCAGCTGTTGAAGAACAGAACCAACGAGGACATGTCCCCATACAAAGACATCGACGACATGAAGGAGGTGGAACCGCCCGAAGCGTTCCCTCTGAACAAGGACGATTTGAGCGACGCGGAAACGATAGTAGGGGACAAGGACGACCTCTGCAAGGAGATGAAGGAGTGCCTAGCGAAATTCGCAAACTTCGCCCTCAAAGACAAGGAAGCACCCGAAAAGGATTATCCTGAGTCCATCAGTCCGCCGTTGCAGGAGATGTCCCCTACCACCGTCGATCCGCCGCTGTACAATCAGAAATctagaataataaacaaaatatccaGCGACAAGATCGATTTCTGTCAAGGGCCGGAGATCAACGTGCCGTTGAACGCCAGGGCGCCGCCTAAGGAAGACAAGGACGATGACAAGAACGATGTCTACAAATATGTGACGTTTGGGCTGAAAATCAAGAAAGCTATGGAGGAGTGCCAGAACATAATAAACTCGTATAACAGAGGCGGCGATAAGAGGAAAGTGGAGGAGCCGCCGTCCCTGGAGCAGATCATCGAGGTAATGATGACGTTGGACAAGAATTCAGCGGAGTTCCTGGAGAAGATGCTGTCAGAGGATCCTATAGACGAGTCCATAGACATGAACATGGCTGTGTCCAAACTATCGGAACTTTTGGAGAACATGATGCCGCAGACATTGGCGAATATGCCGGAGATTGCTACGAAACTGTCCGAATTTGGGGCGGCTGAGCTTCAGGAAAACGGTTCCGCCGTCAAGAATCCGCAGCCCAACGAGACCCAGCTAACCCCGGAGACACTGAGACAGATACGCGAGATAAAACTATCGAAACGGGATGCCGTTAAAGTGACCAAGAACACGGCGAAGAGGAAAATCAGCCGGAGGATAAGAAACGACGAGGTGTTCGAATTTGAGGGCGCTCTGAACGACATCGTGAAAGATGAGAAGGATTTACAGAATCTGATCGGCAACAAAACGAACAAGGACGAGATCAAGGACCTGGTGTATTCTATATCCGCCCAAGTGTTCGTTAACAAAGTGTTCGAAAACGTCAAAGACAAGACAGCAGCAAACAGGACAGAGGACAAGGACACGTCGCCTAACACTATCAACTTTGAAATGTTCTCAAGAATGTCGACGCTATTCGACAATTCCTTCAAGGCGGCCATGAGCATGAACGAGCTGAGGAGTCTGGTCAAATGCCGCGTCAACTCGTGGAAACAGTACGTGGCTGCGAAATTCAAAAGCATACCTTTAGAGCTACTCGACAACGAAATAGAACCGATGATAGAGAGGTTCTATTCGTATATACAGGAATCGGCGTCCAAGCAATGCTGTAACGAGAGCGATAAGATCATTGAGAACATAGAGGAGTTGAGGAAGAACGAAGACAGCAACGAGTCCGACAGCGAGAGCTGCCCGGCCTCCAAGGAGACCTTGAAGCAGTACACGAAGCTGCTGAACACCTTCGCTCTGAGTACATTTGACTTGCTCATAATGAAGCTGTCCGATATGCCCAACGAAATGAAGTGCACCGTGAAAAGCTTGAAGTTCAAATATATAGACGTCATCCGGCGGTGCGCGGAGTCCGAACAACTCGTGGCCTGGATACTCCTGGATCCAGAGACAGCCACCACGGTCATCCAGGAACTGACGGCTCTCGAAGTGAGGAAAGTGGATAACGCACCGAACTTCTCGAATCTGAGCAATGAAAGGAAAcaggaatattttatcaatagatTGCACGAAATGAATAGACAGTACATGGAATCGCTGCCAAAAAAACGTTTGACCGGGGACGAATGGCTGGTCATACTGTACAGGCTGGAACAGCTAGAGGAGAGACTCAAAGACGCCTTCTCCAAAGTGCCCCAACCCACCAAAGCCATCGTTCAGACCCAGAACGCCAGCGAGGCGGAGATATTAGCGGCGAGGGGTCTCAGCAAGATAATCGGCAAGGCTAACGTCAGAATAGTCAAGAAACCGGAAAACCAGCCGGTCAAACCGAAAAAGGAACCGGAAATCGAACCCATCAACGAGAACGACGACAAGAAACCCAAAAACGACGCGCCTTCAGCAAAAAACGAGGCGACACCGACTTCGAAAGCCGAAAACAACCTCTTAGATAGCTGCAACACGATCAAATCCTATTTAACATCAGGATTTCCGGTGCCAGAGAGCTACAAGAAGCACGTCATATCACTCTGCTCGACCATAGACGCCAAACTGCTGGACATTGAGGAAAACCTCATAGACGAGGAAGACAAAAACGTGTCCAATCAAAACCCGGAGCTCCTCGCGAAATACACGGCTCAGGCTCTAAGAAACGCCAAGGAGGCGTTGAACGCGGTCGCCTTCGGTAACATGACTAGGAACGGGCAGACCAAGTCGGAGAGCGACGTCTGCGACACGCCCAAGAACAACTGCAAGTGGACCAACGACTGCGTCTGCGACAACTGCAAAGATGACAAGAAGGACGACAAGAAGAAGATAAAGAAGGCTGTCAAATGTGAGAACGGGAACCACCAGCAGCATGTGTGTAAAG ccgGCCATGGCGTGTGTGCGGGCGAGGGCGGGCCAGACGCGCCGTGTAACTGTTGTTATTGCACAGTGTTCGGACACGCG CCCCCGCTGACGACTCCTGTACCGAGGAACTTTAATGAGACCAGAGAACGACTGAGATCTATACTGAATAAGAAGAAACAGAAGTGTAAAACTaat GGTGAGGTGGAATCACCAACAGAGCGTTCGCCCCCTCAGCCCACACCCCCG GCATTACCGAAAACCCTGCCCCCGGATTTGACGACTCAGGCGCAGCAAAAGAGACAGGCTATGGAGCAGAAACAGCTGGCCGACAAAATGTCCGACAAGACGACAGACAAGATGACAGACAAGGGGGCTGACAAAATGGCCGACAAGATGGCGGAGCTTGTTGTCAAAGAAGAGCCAGAAATTCAG AACCCCCCACCACCACCGGCCCAGCCAGTGAAGACGGAAGGCAAAGTTAACGCAGCGGCAGTAGAGAAAATAAGACTGGAGATT CAATTCAGACAACAGCTGAGACAGATGCAACAGCAGCAACAGCCACCGCAGCAGCAGCAACAACAGCCACAACAACCAGCGCcgcaacaacaacaacagcaAAAGAAACCCGAGCCAATATACGATCTGCCGATACACAACAAGCCGACACTGACGCCACAACAACAACAGCAAATAAGACAACAACAG CAACAACGCCAGGATGCACTAATTCGGCAGCAGATGCAAATTCAACAACAACAGCTGCAACAACAGCAGATTCAGCAACAGCAGATGCAGCAACAACAGGTGCAGCAACAACAGGTGCAGCAGCAGCAAATACAGCAGCAACAGATACAGCAACAGCAAATCCTGCAGCAGCAACAGCTTCAACAACAGCAACAGCAGCAGATGCAACAGCAGCAGATGCAGCAGCAGCAGCTGAAGCAACAGCAGATGCAACAACAGCAGTTACAGCAACAACAATTGCAGCAACAACAGCTGCAACAAATGAGGAGTCGACAACAGAACGTGTCTCTATCTAGTAGAGATACCAGTGTATTCTCGACGTCTAGCGGCTGTTCTGG CGGCTCGTGTTGGCGTGGCGGGTGCCGCTCGGACCCGCGGGACCTGGACGCGCTGCTGCAGTACATCGAGGGGCCCTCGCGACACGTTGACAGAGGGAAGAAGAGGGCCAAGAAACAGCGACAGAGGGGCAAGAGg ATGGAATCCCGCCTGGTGAATCAGCTGCAACAGCTGCAATCAGAGCTCCAATCCGCTCGAGCAACAGTCACCGCCCTACAGAGGGCGCACGCATCGGCGAACAGGGACCTGACACACGCTAAAGCAACAATCGCAGCTAGTAAAGGAAAGAAGG gtAAGAAGCAGAAAATGAATCCATCCCAGCAGGCGAAGATGCAGGTGGTTATGGAACAGCTTAGTGAATACACGTCCCTGGTTAACACCACGGCTAAG GAACTACAAATAGGAGAACGAAGGGTAGCTGAATTGACGCGCAGATTGAGAGAATGTGAGAAAGAGATAGAGGAAGCTAGGATACTACAGGGCAAGGATGTGGCTGGCGAGcatcaacaacaacaacaactacAACAACAGCAacagcagcagcagcagcagcaaCAGTTACATCAGCAACAGCAACAGCATTTGCAAGAAAGACAGAAGAACAACa TTACAGATTCGACAAGGGTAAATCACCCGCCAGCCGAGACGCAGCCAGTGCAGAATG TTCCAGAAGTTAAAACTGATAGCAAGAAGACCTGGGAACAGGCGATCGCTCACATCAACCAGTTAGCTAAGGGAGCTGCTAAAgaaaag AAGAAACAGAAGGATGCGCAGGCGCAGAAGAAAGACACGAAACAGAAGCCATCGGAGCCGGAAGTGCAGCTGTCCAAGAAACAGAGGAAACTGTTGGCCAAACAACag GCTGAGGAAGAAGAGAAGAAAAAACAACAGCAGGAGGCTAAGAGCAAAAAAGATAAAACGGAACCTCTTAAAgtagacaataataaaaagaaagataaagaaaaagataAGAAGGAGgagaagaaagaaaagaaagagGAGAAGAAGGATAAGAAGAAAGAGGATAAGAAAGGAAaggaaaataaacaagaaaaacctg CACCAGCTAAAAGTAAATCTCAAACTAAGAGGGATAAGAAGGGTCAGTCAGCTAATCCAACTGGTCATTCAGGTGGTCAGGGTCAAGTCATCAACATAACGCCGGACACAACCATAGAGGTTGTTAGCAAAAAG GTCGTGAGCAGCGCTGAAGCCGACAAGCCCTCGTCTTGTAGCATTATGGAACAACTGAGTAGTGGAGTCCAG GTCGCTGATCTCAAGCTTCCACCGGGTATAACACTGACCAGGGTCCAGCCCGGAGAGAAGAAAGATCCGCCTGTTATAAAGACACTT GCCCCGCCTCGTCGACCGATAGTCGCTCCCACCGCCATAG AACCACCCAAGATAATAATACCAGAAGCGACGACGAAAACAAAGAAAGGCAAGAAGAAAGCGAAGAAATGTGACGGCGAAGTGAAGCCGGAAGCCAAGATGGTGACGCTCAGGAACCCCATGTTCCATCCCAACCTGCCGCCGGTGCAAGTGCAGCCGCAGAAGAACGAGATACGGGTCCCCGAGCCCATCCCCATGCCGCCCGCGCCCTGCCAGGCCACCATCACGCCGACCTCCAACGGCATGTACACTATACGGAACCCGCTCATGTCCATGATGCACCAGCAGAACCTCATCCGGACCCAGAACCCGCAGGCCTACCACTACAACTACATCAACAGCTACGACCAGAAGCCGGAGACGGAGCAGAACTTCCACAACAGGATCATGAATCTCGCGTCGTTCACGCAGAAGAACGACGAGGGCTACTCGCTGTTCAAGACGAACAGCAGCCAGGAGAAGAGCTTCCTCAGTCCCGAGTACTTCGACACGCCCAAGGTCTCCCCGAACCCGATCGGCACCAGGCCGGGCTACGAGGACTCGCTGTTCACCACGGCGATCCCGGAACCGATCGGGCCGCCGCTCAGGAAGGAGGACTACAGGGGCTACACGCCCTTCGGCCAGGAGGACAGGAACGTGTTCAGGAACGCGCTGTTCAGCGACAAGCCCGATAAGGCCGATCACATGAACGGCGAGCTGCCGTACTTCCAGCGGCTGCGGGCGGGCGCCAAGCTGAACAACGAGGTCACCGTGCACTATGTGACGGATTCGAAACTGTACAAGGGGCAG GAACACAAAGAGCCGGATTCCTCACTCTTCTCCCCGTGGCCCAATAACT GCCAGCCGGCGATGAACGAGACGACAGAAGAGGCGTCGCAAGCGCACAGACCCG agTCCAGCGTGTTCCTCCCAGACCGGTCTTTAACGAACCTGTCCAGTCTAGACGCGTCTGAGAGAGACATAGAATCCTTCAAGAGGTTCGACTTCTTCTTCGACCCGCCGCAGTACAAGCCCAAGGTCCAGCTGGACGTGCGCAACATAGCGGACACCATGAGACACAACAAATAG